Proteins co-encoded in one Tachysurus fulvidraco isolate hzauxx_2018 chromosome 17, HZAU_PFXX_2.0, whole genome shotgun sequence genomic window:
- the slc26a2 gene encoding sulfate transporter, with amino-acid sequence MQGAEADHEADRAAAEADSENVIQTPFILEEYERVDQPLRVVLSQKLKKQCICSTDRAKNLLLDSIPILKWLPKYQIKEWLLGDLMSGLIVGILLVPQSIAYSLLAGQDPIYGLYTSFFSCIIYTLLGTSRHISVGIFGVLCLLVGQVVDRELALAGYLSDQSGNLTSPGNSTILHCDRSCYAIVVGSTVTFTAGVYQVLMGLLQVGFVSVFLSDSLLSGFATGASLTILTSQLKYLLGLKLPRAQGWGSLIKTWIKLFENLGQTNICDLITSILCLLILVPTKELNDRFKSKLKAPIPFELFVVIIATLASHFGHFQEKYGSEVSGAIPTGFMPPQLPAWDLIPNIAIDAFSIAIVGFAITVSLSEMFAQKHGYKVDANQEMYAIGFCNIFPSFFRCFTTSAALTKTLVKESTGCQTQLSGLVTALVLLLVLLVIAPLFHSLQKCVLAVIIVVNLRGALRKFQDVPRMWRVNRIDAAIWMVTMATSALVNTELGLLVGVLVSAFCVLGRTQCARMLELGQAGHRDLFKDMESYKNLHKQPGVTVFRYEAPIYYANQTLFKKSLYRSVGLDPQKEKARRKKLEKRMKRKEDSEVPTDIFLDSFHTVILDCSAVLFLDTEGVNALKEVCKDYKELSVHLLLAQCSTSVIDSLHRGGYYDLKSSPIIFHTLSDAVRYAQSCQLRNGECETGC; translated from the exons ATGCAAGGTGCTGAGGCAGACCATGAGGCAGACCGGGCTGCAGCAGAAGCTGACTCTGAAAATGTTATTCAGACTCCATTCATCCTGGAGGAATATGAGAGAGTGGACCAACCTCTGAGGGTGGTGCTGAGCCAAAAACTGAAAAAGCAATGTATCTGCAGCACAGATCGAGCAAAAAACCTGCTCTTAGACTCTATACCCATCTTAAAATGGCTGCCAAAATATCAGATCAAAGAATGGCTCCTGGGTGACTTGATGTCAGGCCTGATTGTAGGCATCCTGCTGGTTCCCCAGTCCATCGCCTACTCGCTGCTGGCAGGGCAGGATCCAATCTACGGACTCTACACATCGTTCTTTTCCTGCATTATCTACACTCTGCTTGGCACATCCAGGCACATTTCTGTGGGTATCTTCGGGGTGTTGTGCTTGTTAGTGGGCCAGGTGGTGGATAGGGAGCTGGCACTGGCTGGATATCTCAGCGACCAGTCAGGAAACCTCACCAGCCCAGGAAACAGCACGATTCTGCACTGTGACCGTAGCTGCTACGCTATTGTTGTAGGCTCCACTGTGACCTTTACTGCAGGAGTATACCAG gtATTAATGGGTCTTCTCCAGGTTGGCTTTGTTTCCGTCTTCCTTTCTGACTCTCTGCTAAGTGGCTTTGCCACTGGTGCCTCTCTAACCATCCTCACCTCACAACTAAAGTACCTGCTGGGCCTGAAGCTGCCTCGTGCCCAAGGCTGGGGCTCGCTGATCAAAACCTGGATCAAGCTCTTTGAGAACCTGGGCCAAACCAACATTTGCGATCTCATCACCAGCATCCTATGCCTGCTCATTCTGGTCCCAACCAAAGAGCTGAACGACCGTTTTAAATCCAAACTCAAGGCACCAATTCCCTTCGAGCTGTTTGTGGTCATTATTGCCACACTGGCTTCCCACTTCGGTCATTTCCAGGAGAAGTATGGATCTGAGGTATCTGGGGCTATTCCCACAGGCTTCATGCCTCCACAGCTCCCAGCCTGGGATCTCATACCCAACATAGCAATCGATGCCTTCTCAATAGCCATTGTAGGCTTTGCCATCACCGTGTCTCTGTCCGAAATGTTTGCTCAGAAGCACGGCTACAAGGTGGATGCCAATCAGGAGATGTATGCCATCGGGTTCTGCAATATCTTTCCATCGTTCTTTCGTTGCTTCACCACTAGTGCCGCCCTGACCAAAACTCTGGTGAAGGAGTCCACTGGCTGCCAGACTCAGCTCTCAGGCCTGGTTACTGCTCTCGTGCTACTGCTGGTGCTCCTTGTCATTGCTCCTCTGTTCCACTCGCTACAGAA ATGTGTGCTAGCAGTTATCATTGTGGTGAACCTGCGTGGTGCCTTGCGGAAGTTTCAAGATGTTCCAAGAATGTGGCGCGTGAACCGCATAGACGCTGCCATTTGGATGGTCACCATGGCTACATCAGCGCTGGTTAACACCGAGCTTGGCCTGCTGGTAGGCGTCCTAGTGTCTGCATTCTGTGTGCTAGGCCGCACCCAATGTGCCCGGATGCTCGAGCTGGGCCAGGCAGGGCATCGTGACCTCTTCAAGGACATGGAATCATACAAAAACCTCCACAAGCAGCCCGGGGTCACTGTGTTTCGTTACGAAGCTCCCATTTACTATGCCAACCAGACTCTGTTTAAGAAGTCTCTGTATCGCAGCGTAGGTCTGGACCCGCAGAAAGAGAAAGCCAGGCGCAAGAAGCTGGAGAAACGCATGAAGAGGAAGGAAGACTCTGAAGTGCCTACAGATATTTTCCTCGATTCTTTTCACACAGTGATCCTAGACTGCAGCGCTGTGTTATTTCTGGATACAGAAGGAGTTAATGCTCTGAAGGAGGTGTGTAAGGATTACAAGGAACTTTCCGTGCATTTGTTATTAGCTCAATGCAGCACGTCAGTGATCGATTCCCTCCACAGAGGGGGTTATTATGACCTCAAGAGCTCACCAATCATTTTTCACACACTCAGCGATGCTGTCCGTTACGCCCAAAGCTGTCAGTTACGGAACGGTGAATGTGAAACTGGTTGCTGA